A genomic region of Conger conger chromosome 6, fConCon1.1, whole genome shotgun sequence contains the following coding sequences:
- the LOC133131588 gene encoding fatty acyl-CoA hydrolase precursor, medium chain-like: MNMGLSPHLVTQVLLIKRNWDARPTLSGNAVETSTMHLHAKCTFAITIGLLFFHSSFADPKGPLALLRSGSLRGKYVSVVGKEAVVEAYLGVPFAQPPVGPLRLAPPLPATPWEGERDATQQPAMCLQDLEMIAGFTKNISVQLDIPGISEDCLYLNIYTPAMSKACPKLPVIPTVWIHGGGFVLGAASLYDGSALAAYQDVVVVLIQYRLGIMGFLSTGDEHCPGNYGLLDQVTALHWIQENIHSFGGDPGLVTIFGESAGGVSVSLQLLSPLSSGLFHRAIAESGTAMMGGVLNSMPLTFAQMVANMSGCDITSSKTIVECMMQLSEEDIINNLEKLRMIPLGVVIDGVFLTKSREESFQNHEVNKVPFMTGVTDLECGWLLTNFFAPPGWVDGMDREQVAPILSMFNTKVRNKVPTKIAIRDGCLEMMGDILFNIPAIQVANYHRDAGAPTYLYEFQQAPSIIQDQRASFTKSDHGDEIHFVFGACFWNGGHIKFTVDKAVCTEEEQKLALTVMEYWGNFARTGSPNGEGLVEWPQYGEREEYLGLGLEQRVGQRLKGNHFVFMTQTVPEMVQQRHSEL, encoded by the exons ATGAACATGGGATTATCTCCCCACCTGGTAACACAGGTGTTGTTGATAAAGCGGAACTGGGACGCTCGCCCCACACTATCCGGCAACGCAGTTGAAACGAGCACAATGCACCTCCACGCAAAGTGCACTTTTGCCATAACAATTGGCTTGTTGTTTTTTCACAGTTCTTTCGCGGATCCCAAAG GTCCTCTGGCACTCCTCAGATCGGGCAGCCTGAGGGGTAAGTACGTGAGTGTGGTGGGGAAGGAGGCCGTGGTGGAGGCCTACCTGGGCGTGCCGTTCGCCCAGCCGCCGGTGGGGCCTCTGCGGCTGGCCCCGCCGCTGCCCGCCACGccctgggagggagagcgagacgCCACACAGCAGCCAGCGAT GTGTCTACAAGATTTAGAGATGATTGCGGGCTTCACTAAAAATATTTCAGTGCAATTGGACATTCCTGGAATATCAGAAGACTGCCTATACCTGAATATATACACTCCTGCAATGTCCAAAGCATGCCCTAAATTACCTGTAA tccctacagtatGGATCCATGGAGGAGGATTTGTTCTGGGTGCAGCGTCATTATACGATGGTTCTGCACTGGCGGCCTACCAGGATGTGGTGGTGGTTCTGATTCAGTACAGACTTGGGATCATGGGCTTCTTAAG CACAGGGGACGAGCATTGCCCAGGGAACTACGGCCTGCTGGATCAGGTGACCGCCCTGCACTGGATCCAGGAGAACATCCACAGCTTCGGAGGGGACCCAGGATTGGTCACAATCTTTGGAGAGTCAGCCGGGGGAGTGAGCGTGTCCCTGCAG cttctctctcctctgtcttccGGGCTGTTCCATCGCGCCATCGCAGAGAGCGGAACTGCAATGATGGGTGGAGTCCTTAATTCCATGCCTCTGACTTTTGCACAG ATGGTGGCTAATATGTCCggctgtgacatcaccagctCAAAGACGATTGTGGAGTGCATGATGCAGCTATCTGAAGAGGACATTATAAATAACTTGGAAAAG CTAAGAATGATTCCCTTGGGGGTGGTGATTGATGGAGTGTTCCTCACAAAGTCGAGGGAAGAATCCTTCCAGAACCATGAAGTCAACAAGGTCCCATTCATGACGGGCGTCACAGACCTGGAATGCGGATGGTTGTTGACCAAT TTCTTCGCTCCTCCCGGCTGGGTGGATGGTATGGACCGGGAGCAGGTTGCACCCATTTTGTCAATGTTCAACACCAAGGTGAGGAATAAAG TCCCAACAAAAATTGCAATTCGGGATGGGTGCTTGGAGATGATGGGggacattttatttaacattccTGCTATCCAGGTCGCCAATTATCACAGAG atgCAGGCGCGCCCACGTACCTCTACGAGTTCCAGCAAGCTCCCAGCATCATCCAGGACCAGCGCGCCAGCTTCACCAAGTCTGACCACGGGGACGAGATCCACTTCGTCTTCGGTGCCTGCTTCTGGAACGGGGGGCACATCAAGTTCACTGTGGACAAAG ctgtTTGCACAGAGGAAGAGCAAAAGCTGGCCCTCACAGTGATGGAGTACTGGGGCAACTTTGCTCGCACTGG GTCTCCCAATGGAGAGGGTTTGGTGGAGTGGCCGCAgtacggagagagggaggagtacCTGGGCCTCGGGCTGGAGCAGAGAGTGGGTCAGCGGCTGAAAGGGAACCACTTTGTCTTCATGACCCAGACGGTGCCGGAGATGGTGCAGCAGAGGCACAGCGAGCTCTGA